A genomic stretch from Candidatus Nitrososphaera gargensis Ga9.2 includes:
- a CDS encoding type II toxin-antitoxin system VapC family toxin — MIDASVIAKWYNNEALTDKALLVLQSFINGRIHLCAPEHLLYEVGNSIWKNKALSTADCMQAMNDLMEMDIEFTRLDPAMASKAMKLARDLSISYYDALYIQLSIDRHMTLLSADVKLISKARGNSNAMHLKDCQEQ, encoded by the coding sequence GTGATAGATGCAAGCGTGATTGCAAAGTGGTACAACAACGAAGCCCTTACTGATAAGGCCCTGCTGGTCCTGCAGTCCTTCATCAACGGCAGAATACATCTTTGCGCACCGGAACACCTCCTGTACGAAGTGGGAAATTCCATCTGGAAAAACAAGGCTTTGAGCACCGCTGACTGCATGCAGGCAATGAATGACCTGATGGAAATGGATATTGAATTTACAAGATTGGATCCTGCGATGGCGTCAAAAGCAATGAAGTTGGCAAGGGATCTCTCTATTTCCTACTATGACGCGCTGTATATTCAGCTATCCATAGACAGACATATGACATTGCTGTCAGCAGATGTTAAACTCATTTCCAAAGCAAGAGGGAATTCAAATGCCATGCATCTGAAAGATTGTCAGGAGCAATGA
- a CDS encoding TrmB family transcriptional regulator, with the protein MAAKMDEFKVTNPGLDIENSLTAELQKLDLTLNEARILLFLMTHGNSTASDVSRHTGIQRTETYNYISTLLAKGVVFSTFDRPQKYYALPINEVIDCLVQTKQNALQSIAEKKKDYQEMVEAILSNTVIPESDKKESYQIVMGENSINAKIKRMLAEAKEEVTVLVTDRNLVNMYHAEITDQLIQLTSKGVRVKLRTPCKNANDYISTEDGEKAPISLKTTAKVVPVNFVLVDNKDIILLLESNSFKKSELCGFYTNNLSMISVFTFIFDNLI; encoded by the coding sequence ATGGCTGCAAAAATGGACGAATTCAAAGTAACGAACCCTGGTTTGGACATAGAAAATAGCCTGACGGCTGAGCTGCAAAAGCTGGACCTTACACTGAATGAAGCGAGGATACTTTTATTCCTTATGACCCATGGAAACTCGACAGCAAGCGATGTTTCCCGCCATACAGGGATCCAGCGCACTGAAACTTATAACTATATTTCAACGCTCCTTGCAAAGGGAGTCGTCTTTTCGACCTTTGACAGGCCGCAGAAATACTATGCCTTGCCGATCAACGAAGTCATAGACTGCCTTGTGCAGACAAAGCAGAACGCCCTGCAGTCGATAGCGGAGAAAAAGAAGGACTACCAGGAAATGGTCGAGGCCATACTGAGCAACACAGTTATCCCCGAATCGGACAAGAAAGAAAGCTACCAGATAGTGATGGGCGAAAACTCGATCAACGCCAAGATAAAGAGGATGCTTGCCGAAGCCAAGGAAGAGGTCACTGTTCTTGTGACAGACAGGAACCTTGTCAATATGTACCATGCCGAAATAACGGATCAGCTGATCCAGCTGACCAGCAAGGGAGTCCGGGTCAAGCTCAGGACGCCATGCAAGAATGCAAACGACTACATCAGCACAGAAGATGGCGAGAAGGCTCCGATTTCGCTAAAGACGACCGCCAAGGTTGTCCCGGTGAACTTTGTCCTCGTCGACAACAAGGACATCATACTGCTGCTTGAAAGCAACTCGTTCAAAAAGTCAGAGCTGTGCGGCTTTTACACCAACAACCTCTCTATGATCTCGGTCTTTACGTTCATC
- a CDS encoding 7-cyano-7-deazaguanine synthase — MDDKALVMLSGGLDSATCLYWAKRKFSDVSAITFNYFGRLEQEKRAAVRLAKGAGVTELIQIDLPFVKEASDFYNGRLKKQDPDALWSSYVPARNLIFYSIAAHYAEYLGAKRMIGGHNLHDVKFFKDASIDYIEKLNALFKEGCLLCNGRAYKILLPLSEMTRKEIIKLAIKLKVPIEQTWSCHREGSVHCGRCYACKQRLDAFSSLGLKDPAFRRS; from the coding sequence ATGGACGATAAGGCTCTGGTAATGCTTTCCGGCGGCCTAGATTCTGCCACATGCCTTTACTGGGCAAAACGAAAATTTTCTGACGTGTCGGCCATAACGTTCAACTACTTTGGCAGGCTCGAGCAGGAAAAGCGCGCGGCGGTCAGGTTGGCCAAGGGCGCCGGCGTGACGGAATTGATACAGATAGACCTGCCATTCGTGAAAGAGGCGTCCGACTTTTACAATGGCCGGCTGAAAAAGCAGGATCCAGATGCCCTGTGGTCGTCATACGTGCCAGCGAGGAACCTCATATTCTATTCGATAGCTGCCCATTATGCAGAATATCTTGGAGCAAAGCGCATGATTGGCGGACACAACCTGCACGATGTCAAGTTCTTCAAGGACGCATCCATAGACTATATTGAAAAATTAAACGCGCTTTTCAAGGAAGGATGCCTCCTATGCAACGGCAGGGCATACAAGATACTGCTCCCGCTGTCAGAGATGACCAGGAAAGAAATAATCAAGCTCGCCATCAAACTAAAGGTCCCGATAGAGCAGACATGGAGCTGCCACAGGGAAGGCAGCGTTCATTGCGGCCGGTGCTATGCCTGCAAACAGAGGCTCGATGCCTTCAGTTCTCTTGGCCTCAAGGACCCGGCGTTCAGGCGATCCTGA
- a CDS encoding 6-carboxytetrahydropterin synthase has translation MTNERVVLDNDLRYIERGRLLRSRSELSVAKMLSFLGHDYQYDASVKLPEGKSVKIDFKAGSKYIEVIDSEDDAAKFKQVRDRLPDLDIIAVGHSKYASKISEMDSLFFYDSTEDHLQTGSIFIEDPSLAFDYAHILPLVEKCSVLHGHTSTVMVEIIGSMKNNLVIDFGEAKRIIKETLNAIDHKFFINRKYLQKEDDVHYYVAFDGPKGYFSLQLPKSTTYMLSGEATVENLSSEIIRLLAPKMPQNVQALGVYIYEGVNKGAHIIAGVKKED, from the coding sequence ATGACCAATGAAAGGGTCGTTCTCGACAACGACCTGCGGTATATAGAAAGGGGCAGACTGCTCAGGAGCAGATCAGAATTATCCGTTGCAAAAATGCTGTCGTTTTTAGGTCATGATTACCAGTATGATGCAAGCGTGAAACTTCCCGAGGGCAAGTCCGTAAAGATTGACTTCAAGGCAGGCAGTAAATACATCGAAGTCATAGATTCGGAAGACGATGCTGCCAAGTTCAAGCAAGTGCGCGATCGCCTGCCAGACTTGGACATAATAGCAGTCGGCCATTCAAAGTATGCAAGCAAGATAAGCGAGATGGACTCGCTCTTTTTTTATGACAGCACAGAAGACCATCTGCAGACTGGCTCGATCTTTATCGAAGACCCATCGCTTGCCTTTGACTATGCGCACATTCTGCCACTGGTGGAAAAGTGCTCGGTGCTGCACGGCCACACATCTACCGTGATGGTGGAGATAATCGGCAGCATGAAGAACAACTTGGTCATCGATTTTGGGGAGGCAAAGAGGATAATCAAGGAAACGCTCAACGCAATAGATCACAAGTTCTTTATCAACAGGAAATACCTTCAGAAGGAGGACGACGTGCACTATTATGTGGCATTTGATGGTCCAAAAGGCTACTTTAGCCTGCAGCTGCCAAAATCGACCACGTACATGCTCTCCGGCGAGGCGACGGTAGAAAACCTGTCCTCTGAGATAATCAGGCTACTTGCGCCCAAGATGCCCCAGAATGTGCAAGCTCTTGGCGTATACATTTACGAGGGAGTCAACAAGGGCGCCCACATTATTGCCGGAGTAAAGAAAGAGGACTAG
- a CDS encoding CRISPR-associated endonuclease Cas1 codes for MFKPIIVDRVIFSLINNRIIKDEHFVEELNYCYLNEQGRLTFLSEY; via the coding sequence GTGTTCAAGCCGATTATTGTTGACAGAGTGATATTCAGCCTGATAAATAACAGGATCATAAAGGATGAGCACTTTGTAGAAGAGCTTAACTATTGTTATCTCAATGAGCAGGGCAGGCTAACCTTCCTGTCTGAATACTAG
- a CDS encoding type II/IV secretion system ATPase subunit: MTALRSFKIKLSNENKKKEDDDFITAFKESSFEETGLNAQLDKVAKYIDSISRSDASLGKVPEGYKNIQRYALVPPFCYVSILQNSEFSDIIYNVDELQLNEEEIKIYYSIKELLEKQIDSPRLLDNLEASFTAEVTRLLKEHFMGGKAQPVMLEKVKYYLKRDILGFGPIDPLFHDPFIEDITCGGPNKPIYVYHRRYEGLRTNIVFRDSEFLDGFVMKMVHRAGKHISAAHPIVDASLPGNHRLAALYKKEVTTMGSSFTIRKFREDPITIVDLINSDTLDIDIAAYIWFLLDNKKSLMVIGSTGGGKTTILNAVTGLINPSYKIFSVEDTAEINIPHENWFSLVSRASFGLESQGEVSLFDLLKSGMRHRPDYILVGEIRGEEAYVLFQALATGHGGMATMHADDSAAAIRRLMQKPMDIPQSYVPLMNCIINIKRVKLKSEQISGKAATRMMARRVTEVTEILPSSTPKSVFSWDPQYDGYLDSLKNSYQLPKIAEDTGLDMQDVANELSKRKTILTWLVNRGTRDYRSISKVIGMFNQEPERLMKKVESS, translated from the coding sequence ATGACCGCACTAAGGTCATTTAAAATAAAACTTTCAAACGAAAACAAAAAGAAAGAAGACGACGATTTCATTACAGCTTTTAAGGAATCCAGCTTTGAAGAAACCGGGCTCAATGCTCAGCTGGACAAGGTAGCAAAATACATCGATTCTATTTCTAGGAGCGATGCGTCGCTTGGCAAGGTTCCGGAAGGGTACAAGAACATACAGCGCTACGCGTTGGTTCCGCCTTTCTGCTACGTTTCCATTTTACAAAATAGCGAATTTTCTGATATCATCTATAACGTTGACGAGCTTCAACTCAATGAAGAAGAGATCAAGATCTATTATAGCATCAAAGAGCTTCTTGAAAAGCAGATCGATTCCCCGCGTCTGCTCGATAACCTTGAGGCAAGCTTTACCGCGGAAGTCACAAGGCTCCTGAAAGAGCATTTCATGGGCGGCAAGGCACAGCCGGTGATGCTCGAGAAGGTCAAATACTACCTAAAGCGAGACATCCTCGGTTTTGGCCCGATAGACCCGCTCTTCCACGACCCGTTCATAGAGGACATTACATGTGGTGGTCCCAACAAGCCGATATACGTCTACCACAGGCGCTACGAAGGCCTGCGTACCAATATCGTCTTCCGTGACTCTGAATTTCTGGATGGCTTTGTAATGAAGATGGTTCACCGGGCCGGCAAGCACATCAGCGCCGCCCACCCGATAGTTGACGCGTCGCTGCCAGGCAACCACCGTCTTGCGGCGCTCTACAAAAAAGAAGTCACCACTATGGGTAGCAGCTTTACCATTAGAAAGTTCCGCGAAGACCCGATCACGATTGTCGATCTGATCAACTCCGATACGCTCGATATCGATATTGCGGCCTACATCTGGTTCTTGCTTGATAACAAAAAGTCGCTGATGGTCATCGGTTCCACAGGTGGGGGCAAGACCACCATACTTAACGCCGTCACCGGCCTGATAAACCCGTCATACAAGATATTTTCGGTAGAGGATACCGCTGAAATCAACATCCCACACGAGAACTGGTTCAGCCTTGTTTCAAGGGCAAGCTTTGGACTTGAGAGCCAAGGCGAAGTCAGCCTATTCGATCTGCTGAAATCCGGCATGCGTCACCGTCCAGACTACATTCTGGTAGGTGAGATCAGAGGCGAAGAGGCATATGTGCTGTTTCAGGCTTTGGCGACAGGTCACGGTGGCATGGCCACAATGCACGCTGACGACTCTGCTGCAGCAATAAGGAGGCTCATGCAAAAGCCTATGGACATACCGCAGTCATACGTGCCGCTCATGAACTGCATCATCAATATCAAGCGTGTCAAGCTGAAATCAGAACAGATCAGCGGCAAAGCAGCTACAAGAATGATGGCAAGAAGGGTGACCGAAGTAACAGAAATTCTGCCTTCGTCAACTCCAAAAAGCGTCTTTTCATGGGACCCGCAGTATGACGGGTACCTTGACAGCCTAAAGAATAGCTACCAGCTGCCAAAGATAGCAGAAGACACAGGTCTTGATATGCAAGATGTTGCTAACGAGTTAAGCAAAAGAAAGACAATACTCACGTGGCTTGTTAACCGCGGCACCAGAGACTATAGAAGCATCAGCAAAGTAATAGGAATGTTCAACCAAGAGCCAGAGCGCTTGATGAAAAAGGTGGAGAGCTCTTGA
- the vapB gene encoding type II toxin-antitoxin system VapB family antitoxin: MSNTSNLSIRIPKEVKEQMKDIDDVVDWPDYIRAAIESKIKETKRKKAARSMDAIRSKTRYGEFDSVKSIREDRDA, translated from the coding sequence ATGAGCAATACAAGCAACCTCAGCATAAGGATACCCAAGGAGGTAAAAGAACAGATGAAAGATATAGACGACGTTGTTGACTGGCCCGATTATATCAGGGCTGCCATTGAGAGTAAGATAAAAGAGACAAAGCGAAAAAAGGCGGCAAGGTCTATGGACGCCATAAGGAGCAAGACAAGGTACGGCGAGTTTGACTCTGTCAAGTCTATCCGAGAGGACCGGGACGCTTGA
- a CDS encoding AAA family ATPase has product MDYLGKDAHADGVGNNKVTTRLRTFNQQSKITLQISRLKSYESPLKKKYDVEKYDLTSNYVFPDSMSELIPKHTPEYIDHGQRYVERIMRALYYFKQCALIGPSGTGKTHIVYAVAEIAGLPLWEINCGLQTTSFDLFGRYIGLGKENWVDGQIVSWCRHGGILYLDEANMMKQDVATRLNPLLDTRGHIVLNEKDNEIIPRHPLSYVIISMNPFSVEFAGTKPLNAAFRRRMSVWINFDYLSTGSKVNESEIDLIQERGGVTREIAMQMVKAAAQLRANYKKGDLPYGPSVGDLINWAKLVADGLDIHTAAEETIVSTTSDDIATQESVRRIIKLAGGHQLLRPSIQSAETLDD; this is encoded by the coding sequence ATGGACTATTTAGGGAAGGATGCCCATGCAGACGGTGTCGGTAACAACAAGGTGACTACCCGGCTCAGGACGTTCAACCAGCAGTCCAAGATCACGCTCCAGATATCCCGGCTAAAGTCCTACGAGTCCCCTCTCAAAAAGAAATACGATGTCGAGAAGTATGATCTCACTTCAAACTATGTCTTTCCCGACAGCATGTCGGAGCTTATCCCAAAGCATACCCCAGAATACATCGATCACGGTCAGCGCTACGTTGAGCGCATAATGCGCGCCCTATACTACTTCAAGCAGTGTGCGCTCATTGGTCCTAGCGGAACGGGCAAGACCCATATCGTTTATGCCGTGGCAGAGATAGCCGGCCTCCCGCTCTGGGAAATAAACTGTGGTCTCCAGACCACATCTTTTGACCTCTTTGGCAGGTACATCGGGCTTGGAAAAGAAAACTGGGTTGACGGCCAGATAGTATCGTGGTGCAGACACGGCGGCATACTCTATCTGGACGAGGCCAACATGATGAAGCAGGACGTCGCCACTAGGCTCAACCCGCTCCTTGATACCAGAGGCCACATTGTGCTCAATGAAAAGGATAACGAGATCATCCCTAGGCACCCTCTCAGCTATGTGATTATCAGCATGAACCCGTTCTCCGTTGAATTCGCTGGCACAAAGCCGCTCAACGCAGCGTTCCGCAGACGGATGAGCGTGTGGATCAACTTTGACTACCTGAGCACTGGATCAAAAGTCAATGAAAGCGAAATAGATCTTATTCAGGAAAGGGGTGGAGTGACCAGAGAAATAGCTATGCAGATGGTAAAGGCAGCGGCACAGCTGCGTGCCAACTACAAGAAAGGCGACCTTCCATACGGACCCTCAGTTGGTGACCTTATCAACTGGGCCAAGCTGGTGGCAGATGGTCTTGATATCCACACAGCCGCAGAAGAGACCATTGTCTCTACGACGAGCGACGACATTGCCACACAAGAATCGGTCAGGAGGATAATCAAGCTAGCCGGCGGCCACCAGCTCCTCAGACCTAGCATCCAGAGTGCAGAGACGCTTGACGACTGA
- a CDS encoding asparagine synthase C-terminal domain-containing protein: MSDLKQALYEAVSRSVPEAKIAVAFSGGVDSSLLAKICQDLAKQVTLVTVGFSGSHDIGFAKGIASKMGIECRTLEIDYRDFQENLRRIMQTINCGNTSHIENCIAYFYICKLAKQNGLDIVLSANGCDELFCGYDGYRRAYSGGEAAIMKLMDEKIANEFTLMAEVATVAGQFGVAVRQPFLSNKFIEFAKAIPVGQKIKGPDDMTRKHILRQAALSIGVPEESATKPKKALQYGSLIHKYFKKARNT; this comes from the coding sequence TTGTCTGACCTGAAGCAGGCCCTTTATGAGGCAGTATCGAGAAGCGTGCCCGAAGCTAAAATAGCGGTAGCTTTCTCAGGAGGAGTCGACAGCTCACTTCTTGCCAAAATATGTCAGGACCTCGCCAAGCAAGTCACGCTAGTGACCGTCGGCTTTTCCGGCTCCCATGACATTGGATTTGCAAAAGGCATTGCTTCCAAAATGGGCATAGAATGCAGGACGCTAGAGATCGATTACCGCGATTTTCAGGAAAACCTGCGACGCATCATGCAGACCATAAATTGCGGAAATACATCCCACATTGAAAACTGCATAGCATATTTCTACATCTGCAAGCTCGCAAAGCAAAACGGCCTAGACATAGTCCTCAGCGCGAATGGGTGCGACGAGCTGTTCTGCGGCTATGATGGGTATCGCAGAGCTTACAGCGGCGGGGAAGCCGCGATAATGAAGTTGATGGACGAAAAAATTGCCAACGAATTCACTCTCATGGCAGAGGTTGCGACAGTGGCCGGCCAGTTTGGCGTGGCTGTCAGGCAGCCCTTTCTGTCCAACAAGTTCATAGAATTTGCAAAGGCAATACCAGTGGGTCAAAAGATCAAGGGGCCGGACGATATGACAAGGAAGCACATCCTGCGTCAAGCAGCTCTTTCAATAGGAGTGCCTGAAGAGTCGGCGACAAAACCCAAGAAGGCGCTCCAGTACGGATCGCTGATCCACAAGTATTTCAAGAAGGCAAGAAACACTTGA
- a CDS encoding CRISPR-associated endonuclease Cas2 — MDAVRRILKKCLIWVQNSVFEGQITFGKL; from the coding sequence ATTGATGCAGTAAGACGTATACTGAAAAAATGCCTGATATGGGTTCAGAATTCCGTGTTTGAAGGTCAAATAACATTTGGAAAACTCTAA
- a CDS encoding helix-turn-helix domain-containing protein has translation MLNYKFRLYPVMEQEQRLVKVLEINRIMYNYFILNNFRSRNDMNFALTELKEQQPILRNYYSKMLRMISTTVAAAWMV, from the coding sequence ATGCTCAACTACAAGTTCCGTCTCTATCCAGTTATGGAACAGGAGCAGAGGCTTGTGAAAGTTCTAGAAATTAATCGCATTATGTACAACTACTTTATCCTCAATAACTTTCGCAGCAGAAATGACATGAACTTTGCTCTAACAGAGCTAAAGGAGCAGCAGCCAATACTCAGAAATTATTATAGCAAAATGCTTCGGATGATAAGCACAACGGTTGCAGCCGCGTGGATGGTCTAG
- a CDS encoding type II secretion system F family protein, with product MSSIFKSLQQKDQKNKKNAKKPKPDKRLGERLDRELPYVITLITIMAASGITPFGSFSKLARYRLLPYIMREARNIIGQVHILGEDPLTAMEKRANVSASRQYRDLLMGYVSTVRNGGDIASFLQSKMKSIFEYEVAVARQSVAKIGGLVDAYMIMQVIGLSLYVVLVAMSSTSSGGGAALPVSLPSSPVFSYFIVFVMLPGISFAILYVMDKVVFTTLVGAKELLTKGIYFSLAAIVAFVALTATGVLQKAIDPAYALPIFLIAASAWPAYKAMKMEKNMKGMEADLPSYLRDVAESRKAGLSPEKCIVYASQRMRDSVFQSVVKSFANQLEWGVPLRKIYENLASSVKSFSALIHFRILIEAIESGGGYTTSLEILAQSSESSYNIDKEKTSMLKPYFFIAFMVTALTSITTLMVAQTFNEISGSVLALGATPATPAVEPQNSGELSSTQMLAIGIAAQSWMSGFLMGKISSGSFATGFKYAVMLLLISLLATVVTQEFNLSPSAFLSPPQTSQTGQ from the coding sequence ATGTCATCAATATTCAAGTCTTTGCAGCAAAAGGATCAAAAAAACAAGAAGAATGCTAAAAAACCCAAGCCTGACAAGAGGCTAGGAGAAAGGCTTGACCGCGAGCTCCCCTATGTCATAACTCTCATTACCATAATGGCGGCCAGCGGCATAACCCCGTTTGGCAGCTTCTCAAAGCTTGCCCGCTACAGGCTGCTGCCATACATCATGAGAGAGGCGAGAAACATTATCGGCCAAGTGCACATCCTTGGCGAGGACCCACTCACTGCCATGGAGAAAAGGGCCAATGTTTCTGCATCTAGGCAGTATCGCGACTTGCTCATGGGGTATGTTTCAACCGTAAGAAATGGCGGAGACATTGCCAGTTTCTTGCAGAGCAAGATGAAGTCTATCTTCGAATATGAAGTCGCAGTTGCAAGGCAGTCGGTAGCCAAGATTGGAGGACTTGTAGACGCCTACATGATCATGCAGGTAATCGGGCTCAGCTTGTATGTCGTGCTGGTTGCCATGTCGTCTACATCGTCAGGTGGAGGCGCTGCGCTGCCTGTATCATTACCATCGTCTCCCGTATTCTCATATTTTATAGTCTTTGTAATGTTGCCAGGAATCTCCTTTGCCATACTTTACGTAATGGACAAGGTAGTCTTTACCACATTGGTAGGAGCAAAGGAACTTCTGACAAAGGGCATCTACTTTTCGCTGGCAGCCATTGTTGCATTTGTTGCACTTACAGCAACAGGAGTCTTGCAGAAGGCAATAGATCCGGCCTATGCCTTGCCGATCTTTCTGATAGCCGCATCTGCATGGCCTGCATACAAAGCCATGAAGATGGAAAAGAACATGAAAGGCATGGAAGCAGACCTTCCAAGCTACCTGAGGGATGTCGCCGAGTCAAGGAAGGCAGGGCTTTCGCCAGAGAAATGCATTGTCTATGCATCGCAAAGAATGCGGGATTCAGTATTTCAAAGTGTCGTCAAGTCATTTGCAAACCAGCTTGAATGGGGAGTTCCACTGCGCAAGATCTACGAAAACTTGGCCAGCTCTGTCAAGTCGTTTTCAGCTCTCATACACTTCAGGATACTCATAGAAGCTATAGAGAGCGGTGGAGGCTACACGACATCGCTTGAGATACTTGCTCAATCCAGCGAGTCGTCGTATAACATCGATAAAGAAAAAACCAGCATGCTCAAGCCCTACTTCTTCATAGCATTCATGGTTACCGCGCTAACATCTATTACGACACTCATGGTAGCCCAGACGTTCAACGAAATAAGCGGCAGCGTTTTGGCACTGGGCGCTACTCCGGCTACGCCGGCCGTAGAGCCCCAGAATAGCGGCGAACTTAGCTCGACCCAGATGCTTGCAATAGGAATCGCTGCTCAGTCATGGATGTCAGGGTTCCTCATGGGCAAGATATCAAGCGGCTCTTTCGCAACGGGATTCAAGTATGCAGTAATGTTGCTCCTGATATCGCTTCTCGCTACTGTGGTGACTCAGGAATTCAACCTGAGCCCATCGGCATTCCTAAGTCCTCCCCAGACAAGTCAAACAGGACAATAA
- a CDS encoding vWA domain-containing protein, whose protein sequence is MNSFYSTLYGKFADLQVDQSFSARFAYPAKGLRPSLKIGKGILDCTVRIPQIRAAKGTISYGPFLFKDSEFGQAAAIRLAVASTCLLSGKSVFYWLYRDYLGEWLASKEDKIRAGYIVNVILDMLARQRIRQVEGEDFYADTMRHADLLVSALLPRHPKNFGILTQATLASFLLNISAAYAPTAIVKTAKNFISKLNAFAFDPSRLVDIIRDRISSNNNTVEISRAESGWDHIAKLADTLYAIIDKIPGKWHSVYLPYSNVLAVGNLESISIFESKIITEKEFTVIKRRAMNGSSNNNHAGDDTVWQEIFFELLREEKRNEKTLSRLSRATKNLNFSTVGFPTSDYVSYYSLYNELGPQIRRVIERVSLIKNALDENAFEESGSIDLQVAIQAVASETRRNDIFIKDENLLKNESWTILIDSSLSLSGSSRQLKAVSICLGETANQVMGSSNPWAMFAFSDEFYCIKDFTEPYDSQVKARIGGLAQNGLSHIPDAIRSCRALIGEHSKDRNYLILVSDGIPSGYLGIEAEFTASVKELGKYGINLAAIGMGGSAIKKAIRNARTIDTPADIVKEFIEIYQNLSL, encoded by the coding sequence ATGAATTCGTTTTATTCCACGCTATATGGCAAGTTTGCCGACCTTCAGGTGGACCAGTCGTTTAGCGCCAGATTTGCCTACCCTGCCAAGGGTCTGAGACCTTCGCTGAAGATAGGCAAAGGCATTTTGGACTGCACGGTAAGGATACCCCAAATACGTGCTGCAAAAGGCACCATTTCTTACGGCCCATTTCTCTTCAAGGACAGCGAATTTGGTCAGGCGGCGGCAATCAGGCTAGCCGTGGCATCAACTTGCCTGCTGAGCGGCAAGTCGGTCTTTTACTGGCTGTACCGTGATTACTTGGGTGAATGGCTTGCTTCAAAGGAGGACAAAATCAGGGCCGGCTATATAGTAAATGTAATCCTTGACATGCTGGCAAGACAGAGGATCCGGCAGGTCGAGGGCGAGGACTTTTACGCTGATACAATGCGGCATGCAGACCTGCTTGTGTCTGCGCTGCTACCCCGGCATCCGAAGAACTTTGGCATCCTGACACAGGCTACTCTTGCCTCCTTCCTCTTGAACATTTCAGCAGCCTATGCTCCTACTGCCATCGTAAAGACGGCAAAGAACTTTATTTCAAAACTGAACGCCTTTGCATTTGACCCATCAAGGCTAGTTGATATCATAAGAGATCGCATATCAAGCAACAATAACACTGTAGAGATCAGCAGAGCCGAATCGGGGTGGGATCATATCGCCAAGCTGGCAGACACGCTCTATGCGATCATCGACAAAATCCCGGGCAAGTGGCATAGCGTATACCTTCCATACTCAAATGTTCTGGCTGTTGGCAACCTGGAATCAATATCAATATTTGAAAGCAAAATTATAACAGAAAAAGAGTTTACTGTAATCAAGCGACGTGCCATGAACGGCAGTAGTAATAATAATCACGCCGGCGACGATACAGTATGGCAGGAGATATTTTTTGAGCTGTTAAGAGAGGAAAAGCGAAATGAAAAAACGCTGTCCCGGCTATCGCGTGCCACAAAGAACCTAAATTTCAGCACTGTTGGCTTTCCAACAAGCGACTATGTCAGCTATTACAGCCTGTATAATGAGCTGGGACCGCAGATCAGAAGGGTAATCGAACGTGTGAGCCTGATAAAGAATGCTCTTGACGAGAATGCATTTGAAGAGAGCGGAAGTATTGACCTGCAGGTTGCCATTCAGGCTGTTGCGAGTGAAACAAGAAGAAATGACATATTCATCAAGGATGAGAACCTGCTCAAGAACGAGTCATGGACCATACTGATAGATTCCAGCCTGAGCCTAAGCGGCTCAAGCAGACAGCTCAAGGCAGTGTCGATATGCCTTGGAGAAACGGCAAATCAGGTGATGGGTTCCTCCAATCCGTGGGCAATGTTTGCATTTTCAGACGAGTTTTATTGTATCAAGGATTTTACTGAGCCTTACGACAGCCAGGTGAAGGCAAGAATAGGTGGCTTGGCCCAGAATGGGCTTTCACACATTCCTGATGCCATTAGATCATGTCGTGCACTGATCGGGGAACATAGCAAAGACAGGAACTACCTCATCTTAGTCTCAGACGGAATACCATCGGGCTATCTTGGAATAGAAGCCGAGTTTACGGCTTCTGTAAAAGAGCTCGGCAAGTATGGCATTAACCTTGCGGCCATAGGAATGGGGGGTAGCGCCATCAAAAAGGCAATACGCAATGCCAGAACTATAGATACGCCGGCCGATATAGTAAAGGAGTTCATAGAGATCTACCAAAACCTATCGCTCTAG